A window of the Bdellovibrio svalbardensis genome harbors these coding sequences:
- a CDS encoding superoxide dismutase family protein, whose protein sequence is MKKIATAVLMTLALGACAQKPVETAQPTPPPPPPAPTKAQAVLKAAKGTKQKGMIHFTDEGAGKMKLDVMLEGLKPGPHGFHIHEVGDCSGKDFASAGGHFNPSQMKHGSPGHESHAGDMGNVTADRKGKVNTSITIEGVDLGAGPHGIVGKSVVVHQGKDDLKSQPAGNSGPRILCGVIEAL, encoded by the coding sequence ATGAAAAAAATCGCTACTGCAGTTCTTATGACTCTTGCTCTTGGAGCCTGTGCTCAAAAACCGGTTGAAACCGCACAACCTACTCCTCCACCACCTCCACCAGCACCTACAAAAGCACAAGCAGTGTTGAAAGCAGCTAAAGGTACAAAACAAAAAGGCATGATCCACTTCACCGACGAAGGTGCCGGAAAAATGAAACTTGATGTGATGCTGGAAGGGCTTAAACCTGGTCCTCATGGATTTCATATCCACGAAGTAGGTGATTGCTCTGGGAAGGATTTCGCTTCTGCAGGTGGCCACTTCAACCCATCTCAAATGAAACACGGATCTCCAGGTCACGAAAGTCACGCTGGCGATATGGGCAATGTGACTGCTGACAGAAAAGGTAAAGTGAATACGTCAATCACAATTGAAGGCGTTGATTTGGGTGCGGGCCCTCATGGCATCGTAGGCAAGTCAGTTGTTGTTCACCAAGGTAAAGATGATTTGAAATCTCAACCTGCAGGAAATTCAGGCCCACGCATCTTGTGTGGTGTTATCGAAGCTCTTTAA
- a CDS encoding outer membrane beta-barrel protein: MKKLALSVLLTFGLISSAALADADYGLEVGVRSQSGDADGTGSTTTSKTAIQFGGIVHYPISGGWYIRSGMLYTQRPLVVKTGGSTVDNKVSMNYLDVPVAVMYKFEDYAGIFGGVSLGMNLDKSCDAPNCVVTDVKTPILPFIFGASFKFAPQLGATIYFESYGDTVAKSPPDNLKNYRAVGANLLITF, from the coding sequence ATGAAAAAGCTGGCTTTATCAGTTTTGTTGACCTTTGGACTTATCTCTTCAGCGGCGCTTGCGGATGCTGACTATGGACTCGAAGTGGGTGTGCGCTCGCAATCCGGGGACGCCGATGGAACGGGTTCAACAACAACATCAAAAACGGCAATTCAATTCGGTGGTATTGTTCATTATCCTATTTCTGGTGGTTGGTATATCCGCTCCGGGATGCTCTATACTCAACGCCCTTTGGTTGTAAAAACCGGCGGAAGCACTGTTGATAATAAAGTATCGATGAACTATCTCGATGTCCCAGTGGCAGTCATGTATAAGTTTGAAGATTATGCTGGAATTTTCGGGGGCGTTTCCCTGGGGATGAACTTGGATAAATCTTGTGATGCTCCCAACTGCGTAGTGACCGATGTGAAGACTCCGATTTTGCCATTTATCTTTGGTGCGAGCTTTAAATTTGCTCCACAACTTGGGGCGACCATTTATTTTGAAAGCTATGGTGATACCGTGGCGAAATCTCCACCAGACAATTTGAAAAACTACCGTGCTGTTGGCGCAAACTTGTTGATCACTTTTTAA
- the cyoE gene encoding heme o synthase, with the protein MLKLFADLTKFGIVVFSVLAGLAGYATGFQIEHSFDWKIFLETLLGIYFLSSGSLALNQVQDWKIDLKMPRTAKRPIPSGKIKPAAAGILSVAFIVVGLQLLFTIEPVAGWVGLVCVLFYNGPYTLYLKRQWAYGAVPGAFPGALPVTIGYAAANPDIFNSESLYLFLIMFLWQMPHFWVLAIRYKDDYAAGGIPVLPVAKGIDKTLYQIAMYTFAYVGVALAAPLFVHASWLYVLLTMPFVFKVLQELYRYNKSKGTERFLAFFMWLNVSMLIFIVIPVIDKWNFLFISSN; encoded by the coding sequence GTGTTAAAGCTATTCGCGGATCTTACTAAGTTTGGCATAGTCGTTTTCTCAGTCCTTGCGGGATTGGCCGGCTATGCCACCGGTTTTCAAATCGAGCATTCCTTTGACTGGAAAATCTTTCTTGAAACATTGCTTGGGATTTATTTCCTAAGCTCGGGTTCATTGGCCTTGAACCAAGTTCAAGACTGGAAGATCGATTTGAAAATGCCAAGAACTGCGAAACGTCCGATTCCATCTGGCAAAATCAAGCCTGCCGCTGCTGGAATTTTATCCGTCGCTTTTATCGTTGTGGGTCTTCAGTTGCTGTTTACTATCGAACCGGTAGCTGGGTGGGTAGGACTTGTTTGTGTGTTGTTCTACAACGGTCCATACACTCTTTATCTTAAAAGACAGTGGGCCTACGGTGCAGTTCCGGGTGCATTTCCTGGAGCATTACCGGTAACAATTGGTTATGCAGCCGCTAACCCAGACATCTTCAACTCAGAATCGTTGTACTTATTCTTGATTATGTTCTTGTGGCAGATGCCACACTTCTGGGTTTTGGCTATTCGCTATAAGGATGACTACGCAGCAGGTGGAATTCCGGTTTTGCCAGTGGCTAAGGGTATCGACAAAACTTTGTATCAAATTGCCATGTACACATTTGCTTATGTCGGTGTTGCTTTAGCAGCTCCACTCTTCGTTCATGCAAGTTGGTTGTACGTATTGCTTACGATGCCTTTCGTTTTCAAAGTTCTTCAAGAACTGTATCGCTACAATAAATCAAAGGGCACAGAGCGCTTTTTGGCTTTCTTCATGTGGCTTAATGTCAGCATGCTTATCTTCATTGTCATCCCAGTGATCGACAAATGGAACTTCCTCTTCATATCTTCCAACTAG
- a CDS encoding cytochrome c oxidase subunit 3 family protein: protein MSTDNTHGGTHTAHVSHHFKDATQEYDSGKQGIWLFMVTEILMFGAILVGYGIFHVLYPAMFAEGAKELDWKLGFINTLVLIFSSFTMAISIQLIQRNKTKQAAIALATTILCGAIFMVIKYFEWTHKFHLGFYPGRYLDLAKTGAEHANLGMYFGFYFCMTGLHGLHVLIGMGLIAWLLIRTIRGDFHSQYWIPVEGVGIFWHIVDLIWIFLFPLLYLVG from the coding sequence ATGAGTACAGATAATACACACGGCGGAACTCACACTGCTCACGTGTCTCATCACTTTAAAGATGCGACACAAGAGTATGATAGCGGTAAGCAAGGTATTTGGTTGTTCATGGTAACTGAGATCCTGATGTTCGGGGCTATCTTGGTTGGTTATGGAATCTTCCACGTTCTTTATCCTGCGATGTTTGCTGAAGGCGCGAAAGAGCTTGATTGGAAATTGGGTTTCATCAATACGCTTGTGTTGATCTTCTCTTCTTTCACAATGGCGATTTCAATCCAGTTGATTCAGCGTAATAAAACAAAGCAAGCGGCGATCGCTTTAGCGACGACGATTCTTTGTGGTGCGATCTTCATGGTGATCAAATACTTCGAATGGACTCATAAATTCCATTTGGGTTTCTATCCTGGTCGTTACTTGGATCTTGCTAAGACCGGCGCAGAGCACGCAAACCTTGGTATGTACTTCGGTTTCTACTTCTGCATGACGGGTCTTCATGGTCTTCACGTGTTGATCGGTATGGGCTTGATCGCTTGGTTGTTGATCAGAACGATTCGCGGAGATTTCCACTCTCAATACTGGATCCCAGTTGAGGGTGTTGGTATCTTCTGGCATATCGTCGACTTGATCTGGATCTTCCTATTCCCTCTTCTTTATTTGGTGGGTTAA
- a CDS encoding alpha-2-macroglobulin family protein: MLSFLAFIFLSTSYSQEKIQIKNFTPQGTVKSVSQVRIEFAKPMVKLGEFSLEAPAQSACFKEGQGRWVDTRNWVFDFTKPLKGGVLCDVKVHGQSYQFNTGGPHIENTFPRLYQPIDADQNFVVILDSPIRKESLSGAYFVMEGLGDQIPVIQVEGSEAEQVKEAAKHQYQYEKENFDGNWIVIKAKRSFPAGAKVTLVWSKAVQSSSGMSSKEDETFEYTVQEAFKAEFNCNREAPGKPCVPLLPMTISFTAPISVKDVKRMYLESANGKKIAPLLNENDADSDFKSYVEFKGPFPEKVQMKLMIPGDIKDDQGRALTNKGQFPLIVKTGDNPALLKFAANFGIIEADPSAAVAVTLRRVEKNVQTKYAGWTGQWKAANFKDIIQALSDLEREPSGAQPFKSWGNAPLTKIQVNKPLVATDTEVVGIPLKGSGFYVLEMASPLLGQRLLDKKAPYYVRTAALVTKMAVHLKFNQDQIWVWVTDLKTAQSVPGAMVSFYDVKGDRIAQATSDAQGLAHVKLGKSIDSLPRREGSNYYEGFFAVAEKGDDFSFTHSSWDRGVESWRFQRSMGNRLERLVGHAVLDRTLLKPEETMSAKVFLRKPNEAGLSLPDLKEWPTHLNIAHESGLQTFKIPLQWNKKKGTASLKWNIPAGAKLGRWILNLERKDPDLFVSVGDVRVENFRVPLLQVQVQAATSNFIQQPAIPVQISANYFSGGPASKLPMKVRWSVEPSSFNIQDDELQDYSFANGAVKEGLFRSGEEETARPIPQSGSQEITLDKTGGQKVELNKIKYAMAPQRLHVEAEYKDPNGEIQSSVRAFNLWPSSLVLGIKSKSWSATKDKVEFQIAALDLQQRPVKGQAVSISLYTSRYYSHRKRLVGGFYSYDSFQEVKKIGELCKGVTDAKGEFTCVGKSSYAGSVIAVASATDSQGRQAQANVHQWIVSKEEQQWFGPDDNDRADLIPFKKNYEPGETAEFQLRTPFPQARVLVTVERESVLYSEVVEVNSSKPVIRIPIKKEYAPNVVVSAFAIRGRLGDPKPTALVDLGKPAFKLGMSEIKVGWKENTLKVSVSSDKKNYKARDTAKVQVTVTDAQGRPASAGEVALVAVDEGLLELRDNSSWDILTAMMQMHQHLVKTATAQTLVIGKRHFGLKALPIGGDGRGGLRRELFDTLLYWNPNVTLNKDGKATVEVKLNDSTTSFRIVAIAQQKADQFGTGWTSIQSSQDLMILPGIASVARDGDDFNAGFTVRNATNETKEVNVQLVTVPTVPGLSHKKIRLEGGASQEVFWNIKTPSAEKIDYVLTARDAQGKFLDEIKKSQKILPLRQTRIYQSEFGQWPEFKQIAVQEPAGAESGQSSVIVEAASALGDSSSGVKEFWKNYQYTCLEQQISRAVSLNDKALWKKIDEKLGSYIDDRGLLKFFPGGSSNEGSVALTAYVVSLAHEAGFEISDDHEVRLLEALTNYSEGRLRESSASGRVDEVIKKISVFEALSRHRRLNIDLLSTVSFQGSQWPLNTLVEWYEILLWEKKVPGREQKLAEIENLLRNKFYFSSRKMLLKDENLDVMPWLMRDADGASLRLLLAVLNEPQWKTDLPRMIQGSLARQHDGAWMLTTANAWGRLATKKFDEVFQNEKVTGAFKASLDSVEKEAKWSQASVNLELPWKKSEKMVRLEQKGTGKPWITVSAKAALPITKPTFAGFTVEKEISAVEQKVKGQWSVGDTAKIQLKVKSQAPQTWVVIEDPIPAGSTVLTASWATAVERKAELIRFYQAWFPTESQTLEYTVRFNQAGTYKLPASRIEAMYSPDMFAELPESTWQVKE; encoded by the coding sequence GTGTTAAGCTTTCTCGCTTTTATTTTTCTTTCGACTTCTTATTCCCAAGAGAAAATTCAAATTAAGAACTTCACGCCTCAAGGGACGGTGAAGTCCGTTTCGCAGGTTCGCATCGAATTTGCAAAACCGATGGTAAAGTTGGGAGAGTTCAGTCTGGAAGCTCCGGCGCAGAGTGCTTGTTTTAAAGAAGGACAAGGTCGCTGGGTGGATACTCGCAATTGGGTGTTTGATTTCACGAAGCCATTGAAGGGTGGAGTCCTTTGCGACGTGAAAGTTCATGGACAGAGCTATCAATTCAATACCGGTGGACCTCATATTGAAAATACATTTCCGCGTTTGTATCAACCCATTGATGCAGATCAAAACTTTGTTGTGATTCTTGATTCGCCAATTAGAAAAGAATCTTTGTCCGGTGCCTACTTTGTGATGGAAGGCCTCGGGGATCAAATTCCCGTGATCCAAGTGGAAGGCAGTGAAGCAGAGCAAGTCAAAGAAGCGGCGAAGCACCAGTATCAGTATGAAAAAGAGAACTTCGATGGAAACTGGATTGTCATAAAAGCTAAAAGAAGTTTTCCCGCTGGTGCAAAGGTGACCTTGGTTTGGTCGAAGGCCGTACAATCTTCCTCGGGCATGAGTTCCAAGGAGGATGAAACTTTTGAGTACACAGTGCAGGAGGCATTTAAAGCAGAATTTAATTGCAACCGCGAAGCTCCAGGTAAACCGTGTGTGCCACTTTTGCCGATGACAATTTCTTTTACAGCACCAATTTCTGTAAAAGATGTGAAGCGAATGTATCTTGAATCTGCCAATGGAAAAAAGATCGCGCCCTTGTTGAATGAGAATGATGCCGATAGTGATTTCAAAAGCTATGTCGAGTTCAAGGGACCATTTCCTGAAAAAGTGCAGATGAAATTAATGATACCCGGAGACATTAAAGATGATCAAGGCAGAGCTTTGACCAACAAGGGCCAGTTCCCTTTGATTGTCAAAACCGGAGACAACCCAGCACTTCTCAAATTTGCTGCTAACTTCGGAATTATCGAGGCGGACCCTTCTGCCGCCGTAGCGGTGACTTTACGTCGGGTTGAGAAGAATGTGCAGACCAAGTATGCCGGGTGGACGGGGCAATGGAAAGCCGCGAACTTTAAAGACATCATTCAAGCCTTGAGCGATTTGGAACGGGAGCCCTCTGGCGCTCAGCCTTTTAAGTCGTGGGGAAACGCTCCATTGACGAAGATCCAAGTGAATAAGCCGCTGGTTGCAACTGACACGGAGGTAGTTGGTATTCCTTTGAAAGGCTCTGGATTCTACGTGCTGGAAATGGCCAGTCCCTTGCTGGGTCAACGTCTTTTGGATAAAAAAGCTCCTTACTATGTTCGAACTGCCGCTTTGGTTACGAAAATGGCAGTCCATTTAAAATTCAATCAGGATCAGATCTGGGTTTGGGTTACTGATCTTAAGACGGCGCAGTCTGTTCCGGGCGCTATGGTTTCATTCTATGATGTTAAGGGCGACAGAATTGCTCAGGCGACCAGTGATGCTCAAGGCCTTGCTCATGTGAAGTTAGGCAAATCGATAGATTCCCTGCCTCGTCGCGAAGGTAGCAATTATTACGAAGGCTTCTTCGCAGTGGCGGAAAAGGGCGATGACTTTTCGTTCACTCATTCATCCTGGGATCGGGGTGTTGAATCCTGGAGATTCCAACGGTCGATGGGAAATCGTTTAGAACGGTTGGTGGGGCATGCCGTCTTGGATCGCACGCTATTGAAACCGGAAGAAACAATGTCTGCGAAAGTGTTCTTAAGAAAGCCGAATGAAGCAGGACTTAGTCTGCCGGATCTTAAAGAATGGCCAACGCACTTGAATATCGCTCATGAGTCGGGCTTGCAGACATTTAAAATTCCTTTGCAATGGAATAAGAAGAAGGGCACCGCCAGTTTAAAGTGGAATATTCCTGCTGGGGCGAAGTTAGGCCGATGGATTTTGAATCTTGAAAGAAAGGACCCGGATCTTTTTGTTTCAGTTGGGGATGTCCGTGTTGAAAACTTCCGTGTGCCACTTTTACAAGTGCAAGTTCAAGCGGCCACTTCCAACTTTATTCAACAGCCTGCGATTCCCGTGCAAATTTCCGCAAACTATTTCTCAGGAGGGCCAGCAAGCAAGCTGCCTATGAAGGTTCGTTGGAGTGTCGAGCCAAGCAGCTTCAATATTCAAGACGATGAATTGCAAGATTACTCGTTTGCGAATGGGGCAGTGAAGGAAGGTTTGTTCCGATCCGGAGAAGAGGAAACAGCACGTCCGATTCCGCAAAGTGGCAGCCAGGAAATCACCTTGGACAAAACTGGTGGTCAGAAAGTTGAATTGAATAAAATAAAGTATGCGATGGCGCCTCAGCGCCTCCATGTGGAAGCTGAATATAAGGATCCGAACGGAGAAATTCAAAGCTCGGTTCGTGCCTTCAACTTGTGGCCGTCGTCGTTAGTTTTGGGAATCAAATCTAAATCTTGGTCGGCAACTAAAGATAAAGTTGAATTTCAAATCGCCGCTTTGGATTTACAACAACGTCCTGTCAAAGGTCAGGCGGTCAGTATTTCCCTTTATACCAGCCGTTATTATTCACACCGCAAACGCTTGGTGGGGGGATTTTATTCCTATGATTCATTCCAAGAGGTAAAAAAAATCGGGGAGCTTTGCAAGGGCGTCACAGATGCGAAGGGCGAATTTACCTGTGTCGGAAAATCCTCATATGCGGGATCTGTGATCGCTGTTGCTTCGGCAACCGATTCGCAAGGGCGCCAGGCTCAAGCCAATGTCCACCAATGGATTGTTTCTAAGGAGGAACAGCAATGGTTTGGACCTGATGACAATGATCGGGCCGATCTTATTCCTTTTAAGAAAAACTATGAACCTGGCGAAACGGCCGAGTTCCAGTTGCGAACGCCCTTCCCTCAAGCCCGTGTTTTGGTGACCGTGGAGCGTGAATCAGTTCTTTATTCTGAAGTTGTCGAGGTCAACAGCAGCAAGCCAGTCATTCGCATACCTATTAAAAAAGAGTATGCACCAAACGTAGTGGTGTCCGCATTTGCTATTCGCGGCCGACTTGGCGATCCCAAACCAACGGCCTTGGTCGATCTTGGCAAGCCCGCATTCAAGCTCGGGATGAGTGAGATCAAAGTTGGCTGGAAAGAAAACACCCTGAAGGTTTCAGTTAGTTCTGATAAGAAAAATTATAAAGCTCGAGACACCGCGAAAGTTCAAGTCACAGTTACGGATGCACAGGGGCGTCCGGCCTCTGCCGGCGAAGTTGCACTGGTGGCTGTAGATGAGGGATTGTTAGAACTTCGTGATAACAGTTCTTGGGATATTTTGACTGCGATGATGCAAATGCATCAGCATCTAGTGAAGACAGCCACTGCGCAGACTTTGGTGATCGGGAAAAGACATTTTGGTTTGAAGGCATTGCCAATTGGGGGAGATGGGCGCGGCGGACTTCGTAGAGAGCTCTTTGATACGCTTCTGTATTGGAACCCCAATGTCACTCTCAATAAAGACGGCAAAGCGACCGTTGAAGTGAAGTTGAATGACTCAACGACAAGTTTCCGCATTGTGGCCATCGCCCAGCAAAAGGCCGATCAATTCGGCACGGGTTGGACTTCGATTCAGTCTTCGCAGGACTTGATGATTCTGCCTGGGATTGCCAGCGTCGCTCGAGATGGAGATGACTTCAATGCGGGCTTCACTGTTCGAAATGCCACAAATGAAACCAAAGAAGTGAATGTACAATTGGTGACAGTCCCTACAGTTCCAGGACTTTCCCACAAGAAGATTCGCCTTGAAGGCGGAGCTTCCCAGGAAGTGTTTTGGAATATTAAAACCCCTTCTGCTGAAAAGATTGATTACGTCCTGACGGCTCGTGATGCTCAAGGGAAATTTCTGGATGAGATTAAGAAGTCTCAAAAAATTCTTCCGCTTCGTCAGACGCGAATTTATCAAAGTGAATTTGGTCAATGGCCTGAATTTAAGCAAATTGCCGTTCAAGAGCCTGCAGGTGCGGAATCGGGGCAAAGCTCTGTCATTGTCGAAGCAGCTTCCGCCTTGGGAGATTCCAGTTCCGGTGTGAAGGAATTCTGGAAAAACTATCAGTATACTTGCTTGGAACAGCAGATTTCCAGAGCGGTCAGTTTGAATGACAAAGCCCTGTGGAAAAAGATCGACGAAAAACTGGGATCATATATTGATGACCGCGGTCTTCTAAAGTTCTTCCCGGGTGGTTCGAGCAATGAGGGCAGTGTGGCATTGACCGCCTATGTGGTCAGCCTTGCGCATGAGGCGGGATTTGAGATCAGTGACGATCACGAAGTTCGCTTGTTAGAGGCTTTAACCAACTATTCCGAGGGAAGATTGAGGGAGAGCTCGGCAAGTGGGCGTGTTGATGAAGTGATTAAGAAGATCTCGGTTTTTGAAGCTTTGTCTCGCCACAGACGCTTGAATATTGATCTGTTGAGCACTGTCAGCTTTCAAGGAAGTCAGTGGCCTTTAAATACTTTGGTAGAGTGGTACGAGATTCTGCTCTGGGAGAAAAAAGTTCCAGGCAGAGAGCAGAAACTAGCGGAAATTGAAAATCTTCTGCGCAATAAATTTTATTTCTCTTCTCGAAAGATGCTCCTTAAAGACGAGAATCTGGACGTCATGCCTTGGCTGATGCGCGATGCAGATGGTGCCTCTTTGCGTTTGTTATTGGCTGTTTTGAATGAGCCGCAATGGAAGACTGATCTGCCGCGGATGATTCAGGGATCTTTGGCTCGGCAACATGACGGGGCTTGGATGTTAACCACCGCCAATGCTTGGGGTCGGTTGGCGACGAAAAAATTCGACGAGGTATTTCAGAATGAAAAAGTAACAGGTGCTTTCAAAGCTTCTTTGGATTCAGTTGAGAAAGAGGCGAAATGGTCCCAAGCATCAGTCAACTTGGAACTACCCTGGAAGAAGAGCGAGAAAATGGTGCGCCTCGAACAGAAAGGAACTGGTAAACCTTGGATCACAGTTTCTGCCAAAGCGGCTTTGCCAATCACCAAACCCACCTTTGCCGGTTTCACAGTGGAGAAAGAAATTTCCGCCGTTGAACAAAAGGTCAAGGGTCAATGGAGTGTCGGAGATACAGCCAAAATTCAATTGAAGGTGAAATCACAAGCTCCGCAAACATGGGTGGTGATTGAAGATCCAATCCCTGCAGGTTCGACGGTCTTGACAGCAAGTTGGGCGACGGCAGTGGAAAGAAAGGCCGAATTGATTCGTTTCTATCAGGCTTGGTTCCCAACAGAATCCCAAACCCTGGAGTATACGGTGCGCTTCAATCAGGCAGGCACTTACAAGCTTCCGGCTTCGCGTATTGAGGCGATGTACAGTCCGGACATGTTCGCAGAACTTCCTGAGTCTACTTGGCAGGTGAAAGAGTAG
- the maiA gene encoding maleylacetoacetate isomerase — protein MASMVLYNYFRSSTSFRVRAALHIKGLDFEYKPINLLKGEQHSPEYRKLNPLGGLPTLVHNGKVMPDSAAILEYLEEIAPAPSLFPADPYLKARIRQVCEIVNSSMHPYGNLKITQYLGETLGFTQEQKDQWVQKWVTQGLEALEKTLPEFSGTYCFGDKITMADLYVYPQVITCQRFHVDLSKYPTVMKIYENCHKNEFFQKAHFSRQIDTPEELRAKN, from the coding sequence ATGGCCTCAATGGTACTTTACAACTATTTTCGAAGTTCCACTTCCTTCCGCGTTCGCGCAGCTTTACACATCAAAGGTTTGGACTTCGAATACAAACCCATCAATTTGTTAAAGGGCGAACAACACTCTCCAGAGTATCGCAAACTCAATCCTTTGGGCGGCCTTCCAACACTCGTTCACAATGGCAAAGTAATGCCCGACTCCGCTGCGATCTTGGAATACCTTGAAGAAATCGCACCGGCTCCATCGCTCTTTCCCGCAGATCCATATCTAAAGGCCCGCATACGCCAGGTTTGTGAAATCGTAAATTCCTCAATGCATCCGTATGGGAATCTAAAGATCACCCAATACTTGGGCGAAACTTTGGGCTTCACCCAAGAACAAAAAGACCAATGGGTGCAAAAATGGGTAACTCAAGGACTGGAAGCCCTGGAAAAAACTCTCCCTGAATTCTCAGGCACATACTGCTTCGGCGACAAAATCACCATGGCCGATCTCTATGTCTACCCACAAGTCATCACTTGCCAACGCTTCCACGTAGATCTCTCAAAATACCCAACAGTCATGAAAATCTACGAAAACTGCCACAAAAACGAATTCTTCCAAAAGGCCCACTTCAGCCGCCAAATAGACACCCCCGAAGAGTTAAGAGCAAAGAACTGA
- a CDS encoding cytochrome C oxidase subunit IV family protein: MASNNEHKHDPNVLHPHISPTSMYLKVAAALFALTILTVVAHHFHVQLGAFAGPIAFGIAAVKATLVLLYFMHLKDDNNMNRAIFASGFFFLVVLLLFSVIDIATRVVETSPL, translated from the coding sequence ATGGCAAGCAATAACGAACACAAACACGATCCAAACGTTCTTCATCCACATATCTCTCCAACTTCAATGTACTTGAAAGTTGCAGCAGCATTGTTTGCGTTGACGATTTTGACAGTGGTTGCACATCACTTCCACGTTCAATTGGGTGCCTTTGCTGGTCCAATCGCATTCGGGATCGCGGCAGTAAAAGCGACTCTGGTTTTGTTGTACTTCATGCATTTGAAGGACGACAACAACATGAACCGTGCGATTTTTGCTTCTGGTTTCTTCTTCCTGGTAGTTCTTTTGCTCTTTAGCGTGATCGATATTGCGACTCGCGTTGTAGAGACAAGTCCACTTTAA
- a CDS encoding LTA synthase family protein, giving the protein MKLLKLSIAMIFFMTLFRMNLFFLNVYYVLPELNPGEIMQSFIAGLRFDILVFGFLFIPIYFLVLLQATLEKWPPNFFFVYKTYFGLAWIAICSLTFVDFFFFAHHGKRMRFAEYSGWSPEVTFEQAQTLPINQWIVFTVISIVLLVLGHMLIKSLKFGEWKDEYSPHPARRGEVLLRILIPLILIVLAARGSVMPHHLALEHSEVSNSKELNEMALNAVWCFDK; this is encoded by the coding sequence GTGAAATTATTAAAGCTGTCTATTGCCATGATCTTTTTCATGACGTTATTCCGCATGAATTTATTTTTCCTGAATGTTTATTATGTTCTTCCGGAGTTGAATCCGGGCGAGATCATGCAGTCGTTTATCGCGGGTCTTCGTTTTGATATTCTGGTCTTTGGCTTCCTTTTTATTCCGATCTATTTTTTGGTGTTGCTGCAGGCTACTTTGGAAAAGTGGCCGCCGAATTTCTTCTTCGTCTATAAAACTTATTTTGGCCTTGCTTGGATTGCGATTTGCTCTTTGACCTTTGTCGACTTTTTCTTTTTTGCCCACCATGGAAAGCGCATGCGCTTTGCTGAGTATTCAGGTTGGTCACCTGAGGTTACTTTTGAACAGGCTCAAACATTGCCAATCAATCAATGGATTGTTTTCACGGTCATTTCCATCGTTCTTCTTGTGCTTGGTCACATGTTGATCAAGTCTTTGAAGTTTGGGGAGTGGAAAGATGAGTATTCACCGCATCCCGCCCGTCGCGGTGAGGTGCTATTGAGGATTCTGATTCCATTAATTTTGATAGTCCTGGCTGCCCGCGGATCTGTGATGCCTCATCACCTCGCGTTGGAACACAGCGAAGTATCAAATAGCAAAGAGCTGAACGAAATGGCTCTGAATGCCGTATGGTGTTTTGATAAATAA
- a CDS encoding fumarylacetoacetate hydrolase family protein has translation MKLGSLKSNVSLDGELCVVSRDLKTAVKVPQISANLREAMEKWGEKESALQKVYNELNEGKASGAFAVKEEEFHSALPRTWLFADGSAFIYHIKLVRMARKAALPETLTTVPLMYQGECGQFLAPTEDIPQRDPAHGTDFEGEVGVITDFVPMGVTPEQALKHIKLFVLINDVSLRGLIPEELAGGFGFFQSKPASALSPFAVTADELGSSFKDGRVQLPLQVSYNGNFFGKANAGAMHFHFGQLISHAAKTRNLAAGSLIGSGTVSNEDHAMGSSCLAEVRMIETIETGAAKTPFMKAGDTVEMKMFNEKGENVFGRIMQKVKSVQ, from the coding sequence GTGAAATTAGGATCTTTGAAATCAAACGTCAGCCTTGACGGTGAATTGTGTGTAGTTAGCCGTGATTTGAAAACAGCAGTGAAGGTTCCGCAAATTTCCGCAAATCTTCGCGAGGCCATGGAAAAATGGGGCGAGAAGGAATCGGCCCTTCAAAAAGTTTATAATGAGCTGAATGAAGGAAAAGCTTCGGGTGCTTTCGCCGTGAAAGAAGAAGAGTTCCATTCCGCATTGCCAAGAACTTGGTTATTTGCTGATGGTTCTGCTTTCATTTATCACATTAAGCTTGTGCGCATGGCTCGTAAAGCGGCACTTCCTGAGACTTTGACGACAGTTCCTTTGATGTATCAAGGGGAGTGTGGTCAATTCTTGGCTCCTACCGAAGATATTCCACAAAGAGATCCAGCACATGGCACCGACTTCGAAGGAGAAGTGGGTGTGATCACTGACTTCGTTCCTATGGGTGTAACTCCGGAACAGGCTTTAAAACATATTAAGCTATTTGTTTTGATCAATGACGTTTCGTTGCGTGGACTTATTCCTGAGGAGCTTGCGGGTGGTTTTGGATTCTTCCAAAGTAAACCGGCTTCGGCCCTTTCACCATTTGCGGTGACGGCGGATGAATTGGGTTCTTCGTTTAAAGACGGCCGCGTTCAGTTGCCTTTACAGGTTTCTTATAACGGGAATTTCTTCGGTAAAGCGAATGCGGGGGCGATGCACTTTCATTTCGGCCAATTGATTTCGCATGCAGCGAAGACTCGCAACCTGGCAGCAGGGTCGTTGATTGGCAGCGGAACTGTTTCGAATGAAGATCATGCCATGGGTTCTAGCTGTCTGGCGGAAGTTCGAATGATTGAAACTATTGAAACCGGTGCTGCTAAAACGCCATTCATGAAGGCCGGCGACACGGTGGAAATGAAGATGTTCAATGAAAAAGGCGAAAATGTTTTCGGCCGTATCATGCAAAAAGTAAAATCAGTTCAATAG